One Patescibacteria group bacterium DNA window includes the following coding sequences:
- a CDS encoding TraR/DksA C4-type zinc finger protein, which yields MLTKAQRVQLSEEIGKAIEEHNDLLSSLRNQISRGEASQEVETRDDSATVHEGLIHASRTISRVTECLKKLKRRTNDLKNGFDGSCEGCGSDIPFDRLLAQPTTHHCVTCKTRGEKEERRDFGHAPGHHAFMTTQ from the coding sequence ATGCTTACAAAAGCGCAAAGGGTGCAGTTGTCGGAAGAGATCGGGAAGGCAATCGAGGAACACAACGATCTGCTTTCTTCGCTCAGAAACCAAATCAGCAGAGGTGAAGCATCACAAGAAGTGGAAACACGTGATGATTCGGCGACAGTGCATGAAGGGCTCATACACGCTTCGCGCACCATCAGCCGAGTCACCGAGTGTCTGAAGAAACTCAAGAGGCGGACGAATGACCTGAAAAATGGCTTTGACGGGTCATGCGAGGGTTGCGGGAGCGATATCCCCTTTGACCGCTTGTTGGCTCAACCGACAACACATCACTGTGTCACCTGTAAAACCAGAGGAGAGAAAGAGGAAAGGAGGGACTTCGGTCACGCTCCCGGACACCATGCGTTCATGACCACGCAATAA
- the rplJ gene encoding 50S ribosomal protein L10 codes for MAISKDKKIAIVKKVTDAVSHADSVVFVNFHGLSVADTTNLRKKLTTEGIGYTVAKKTLIGRVLDAAGITGEKPVLKGEVALAYGKDLIAPARGVYEFQKKHKKNISIIGGIFEGAYKNQEEMTVIASIPSLQVLRGQFVNLINSPIQGFVMALDQIAEKRGV; via the coding sequence ATGGCGATCAGCAAAGACAAAAAAATAGCAATCGTAAAGAAAGTCACTGATGCGGTTTCTCACGCGGATTCAGTGGTATTCGTCAATTTCCACGGACTTTCCGTGGCGGACACCACGAACTTGCGCAAGAAATTAACGACAGAGGGTATCGGGTACACCGTGGCAAAAAAGACTCTCATCGGGCGCGTGCTTGACGCGGCTGGTATCACAGGAGAGAAGCCTGTCCTCAAGGGCGAAGTGGCGCTTGCCTACGGGAAAGACCTTATCGCTCCCGCGCGCGGCGTATATGAATTTCAGAAAAAGCACAAAAAGAATATCTCAATCATCGGTGGTATTTTTGAAGGAGCATATAAAAATCAGGAAGAGATGACCGTCATCGCATCCATTCCGTCGCTTCAGGTGTTGCGCGGACAGTTTGTGAACCTCATCAACAGTCCCATTCAGGGTTT